Proteins co-encoded in one Longimicrobium sp. genomic window:
- a CDS encoding GxxExxY protein — MEIEEIMKEIVDAAYKIHTRIGPGLLESVYEVVLATALEHRGLTVGRQVPIAIRYEGIQIEEAFRVDLLVENSVVVELKSVEKMAPVHAKQLLTYLRLMDLRLGLLINFGAPTLKEGTRRIANAYAPPRGFL; from the coding sequence GTGGAGATCGAGGAGATCATGAAGGAGATTGTCGATGCCGCGTACAAGATTCACACGCGGATCGGCCCTGGGCTGTTGGAGAGCGTGTATGAAGTGGTGCTCGCGACGGCTCTGGAGCATCGTGGCCTCACGGTCGGCAGGCAGGTGCCGATTGCGATCAGGTATGAGGGTATTCAAATCGAAGAAGCTTTCAGAGTGGATCTTCTCGTGGAAAACAGCGTGGTTGTGGAGCTCAAGTCAGTCGAGAAGATGGCACCGGTGCATGCGAAGCAGCTGCTGACCTATTTACGGCTGATGGACCTGCGCCTGGGGCTGCTGATTAACTTCGGAGCGCCCACCCTTAAGGAGGGAACTCGTCGAATCGCGAATGCCTACGCTCCACCACGAGGTTTCCTTTAA
- a CDS encoding HD domain-containing protein, translating into MPLPARDEALALMHEYVQSESLRRHMYSVEAACRAYARRFGEDEELFGLTGLLHDFDYERFPDQHPLPGTEILRERGYPDEMIHAVLAHYAPRTGVQPESVLDRTLYACDEITGLVTAAALVRPSKSVMDLEAKSVLKKMKDKGFAAGVDREDVRHAAELLGVELSDHVAFVIEAMRGVAPELGLAGTE; encoded by the coding sequence ATGCCGCTTCCCGCCCGCGATGAAGCCCTGGCGCTGATGCACGAGTACGTGCAGAGCGAGAGCCTGCGCCGCCACATGTACTCGGTGGAGGCGGCGTGCCGCGCCTACGCCCGCCGCTTCGGCGAGGACGAGGAGCTGTTCGGGCTCACCGGCCTCCTGCACGACTTCGACTACGAGCGCTTCCCGGACCAGCACCCGCTCCCCGGCACCGAGATCCTGCGCGAGCGCGGCTACCCGGACGAGATGATCCACGCCGTCCTCGCGCATTACGCGCCGCGCACCGGCGTGCAGCCCGAGTCCGTCCTGGACCGCACCCTGTACGCCTGCGACGAGATCACCGGCCTGGTGACCGCCGCCGCCCTGGTGCGTCCCTCGAAGTCGGTGATGGACCTGGAGGCGAAGTCGGTGCTCAAGAAGATGAAGGACAAGGGCTTCGCCGCCGGCGTGGACCGCGAGGACGTGCGCCACGCGGCCGAGCTGCTCGGCGTGGAGCTCTCCGACCACGTCGCCTTCGTGATCGAGGCGATGCGTGGTGTGGCGCCCGAGCTGGGGCTGGCGGGGACCGAGTAG
- a CDS encoding LysR family transcriptional regulator, with translation MVDVTDGVPEFVAVVDAGGFRAAGRRLGVSGTALSKTLRQLEQRLGVTLLLRTTRSVRLTEAGDTFYAASRQALDALQAAAEEVGELADEPRGTIRLNIAAGADGFLRGPAIPGFLQAYRDVHLDIIVDETWSDIVAAGYDAGIRLGEVIEQDMIAVAASGPQRMVVVGSPSYFATHPRPQHPRDLAEHACIRWRPGPDAPPYRWEFTEPGGQDFSVSVPGRVIANDFSLMMRLVTAGLGLTIGMGDGVQPYIDRGEVVAVLEDFCPPFPGYYLYYPARRQASPALRALIDYLLPARAMHRKAPMAERRG, from the coding sequence ATGGTGGATGTAACGGACGGCGTGCCGGAGTTCGTGGCGGTGGTGGACGCGGGGGGATTCCGCGCGGCGGGACGGCGGCTGGGGGTGAGCGGGACGGCGCTGAGCAAGACGTTACGGCAGCTGGAGCAGCGGCTTGGCGTAACCCTGCTCCTGCGGACCACCCGGAGCGTGCGGCTGACCGAGGCGGGGGACACGTTCTACGCGGCGTCGCGCCAGGCGCTGGATGCACTGCAGGCCGCGGCGGAGGAGGTGGGGGAGCTGGCGGATGAGCCCCGCGGCACGATCCGGCTGAACATCGCCGCGGGCGCGGACGGGTTCCTGCGCGGACCCGCGATCCCCGGGTTCCTGCAGGCGTACCGCGACGTTCATCTGGACATCATCGTCGACGAAACCTGGAGCGACATCGTGGCCGCCGGCTACGACGCGGGCATTCGGCTGGGCGAGGTCATCGAACAGGACATGATCGCCGTCGCGGCGTCCGGCCCGCAGCGGATGGTGGTGGTGGGATCGCCGTCGTACTTCGCGACGCACCCCCGGCCGCAGCATCCGCGCGACCTGGCTGAACATGCGTGCATCCGATGGCGGCCGGGGCCGGATGCCCCGCCCTACCGCTGGGAGTTCACGGAGCCAGGCGGCCAGGACTTCTCCGTCTCGGTGCCGGGCCGGGTGATCGCCAACGATTTTTCGCTGATGATGCGGCTCGTGACCGCGGGGCTCGGGCTGACCATCGGGATGGGGGACGGAGTGCAGCCCTACATCGATCGCGGGGAAGTCGTGGCCGTGCTGGAGGATTTCTGCCCGCCGTTCCCCGGCTACTACCTGTACTATCCCGCTCGTCGGCAGGCCTCCCCCGCCCTCCGCGCCCTCATCGACTACCTGCTCCCGGCACGCGCGATGCACCGCAAAGCCCCCATGGCCGAACGCCGGGGCTGA
- a CDS encoding MOSC domain-containing protein, producing MIANVEAIFLATARGEPRTPVESATAVAGQGLLGDRYLGAPPTRYAAVCEVTLVEAEAVEGVRATGRDFSAADTRRNIVTRGVDLNALVGQMFRIGNVVLRGVERCDPCRRLQRFTYRGVMRDLADRGGLRATIVEGGEIRVGDAVGPHPQRRSATHPPPP from the coding sequence GTGATCGCGAACGTAGAGGCCATCTTTCTGGCGACTGCGCGCGGCGAGCCCCGCACCCCCGTCGAATCCGCGACGGCGGTGGCGGGGCAGGGGCTGCTGGGCGACCGCTACCTGGGCGCGCCACCCACCCGCTACGCCGCCGTCTGCGAGGTCACGCTGGTGGAGGCGGAGGCGGTGGAGGGTGTGCGCGCCACCGGCCGCGACTTCTCCGCGGCCGACACGCGGCGCAACATCGTTACGCGCGGGGTGGATCTGAACGCGCTCGTCGGGCAGATGTTCCGGATCGGGAACGTCGTTCTGCGCGGCGTGGAGCGCTGCGATCCGTGCCGCCGCCTCCAGCGCTTCACCTACCGCGGCGTCATGCGCGACCTCGCCGACCGCGGCGGCCTGCGCGCGACGATCGTCGAGGGCGGCGAGATCCGGGTGGGGGATGCGGTGGGGCCCCACCCCCAGCGTCGCTCGGCGACGCATCCCCCTCCCCCATAA
- the queG gene encoding tRNA epoxyqueuosine(34) reductase QueG: MLQTPISPAELTDRIRARALELGFEAVGVAPVQPSGHAEAYGQWLGEGMHGDMAYLAREDAVAKRANPAVLVPGARSAVVVAIGYHGEEDGEVDPSRGIVARYARNDDYHDLLKDRLIALQEWANAELTPLGGRAYVDAGPVLERELASRAGLGWFGRNTMLIQPRRGSYFFLGVLLLDVELEYDAPFTRDHCGSCSRCLSACPTGALLGRDETGAPRMDARRCISYLTIELRGPIPRDLRPLIGNRIYGCDICQEVCPWNSFAEPAHDPAFIPRDGMDGPSLIEWMGMSQEEFSRRFKGSAVKRTKRRGLLRNVAVALGNWGSPEAVPALAVALNDEEPLVRGHAAWALGRIGTEAARQALRGRAEVEEDGWVREEIEAAAGENRNERQFPPSAGE; encoded by the coding sequence ATGCTCCAGACGCCGATTTCCCCCGCCGAGCTGACCGACCGCATCCGCGCACGTGCCCTGGAGCTGGGGTTCGAGGCGGTAGGCGTCGCGCCTGTGCAGCCGTCCGGGCATGCGGAGGCGTATGGACAGTGGCTGGGGGAGGGGATGCACGGCGATATGGCCTACCTCGCCCGCGAAGACGCCGTCGCCAAGCGCGCCAATCCCGCCGTGCTCGTGCCCGGCGCGCGCTCGGCGGTGGTCGTGGCGATCGGGTACCACGGGGAGGAGGACGGGGAGGTGGATCCGTCGCGGGGGATCGTGGCGCGCTATGCACGCAACGACGACTACCACGACCTGCTCAAGGACCGCCTCATCGCCCTGCAGGAGTGGGCGAACGCCGAGCTGACGCCGCTCGGCGGGCGCGCGTACGTCGATGCCGGGCCCGTGCTGGAGCGCGAGCTCGCGTCGCGCGCGGGGCTCGGATGGTTCGGGCGCAACACCATGCTCATCCAGCCGCGCCGCGGGTCGTACTTCTTCCTCGGCGTGCTGCTGCTCGACGTGGAGCTGGAGTACGACGCGCCGTTCACGCGCGACCACTGCGGATCGTGCTCGCGCTGCCTGAGCGCGTGCCCGACCGGCGCGCTGCTCGGGCGCGACGAGACGGGCGCCCCGCGCATGGACGCGCGGCGCTGCATCTCGTACCTCACCATCGAGCTGCGCGGCCCCATCCCCCGCGACCTCCGGCCCCTCATCGGCAACCGCATCTACGGCTGCGACATCTGCCAGGAGGTCTGCCCCTGGAACAGCTTCGCCGAGCCCGCGCACGACCCCGCCTTCATTCCGCGCGACGGGATGGACGGGCCGTCGTTGATCGAGTGGATGGGGATGAGCCAGGAAGAGTTCTCGCGCCGCTTCAAGGGCTCCGCCGTCAAGCGCACGAAGCGGCGCGGGCTGCTGCGCAACGTTGCGGTGGCGCTGGGGAACTGGGGTTCGCCCGAGGCCGTCCCCGCGCTCGCCGTCGCGCTGAACGACGAGGAGCCGCTGGTGCGCGGGCACGCGGCGTGGGCGCTGGGCCGCATCGGCACGGAGGCCGCGCGGCAGGCGCTGCGGGGGAGGGCGGAGGTGGAGGAGGATGGGTGGGTGCGGGAGGAGATCGAGGCGGCCGCTGGCGAGAACAGAAATGAACGACAATTCCCGCCATCGGCCGGCGAATAA
- a CDS encoding aminotransferase class V-fold PLP-dependent enzyme — translation MPDQHAPHPELATQWRREFPILQTHTYMNSCSLGALSRRSMGYLGEYQALWNSMGASAWYELWLGRIAELRGHVARMWNARENEIALTPSVSAALSSVASTIDYTKRNRVVVSDLDFPTLVYQWLARPEVEVVRVPSDDGIGVPPERWAEYVDERTAIVATSHVFYGTGYVQELEPIARAARGAGALFLVDGYQAVGQIPVDPRASGADVYVAGPLKWLLGGPGLAYLWVREERIAEMRPTVTSWFGARDQFSFRVDEYEPREDAGRFSLGTPAVPTVYTALGGMEIFKEAGERAVYERIAGLTAHLVELLEDGGFELRIADEAHRSGIVLLKHDDAAGAVARLAKQGIVVDHRAGYVRVSPHFYNTEAENELTVRALLEG, via the coding sequence ATGCCAGACCAACACGCCCCGCACCCCGAGCTCGCCACGCAATGGCGCCGCGAGTTCCCGATCCTGCAGACCCACACCTACATGAACTCGTGCTCCCTCGGCGCGCTCTCCCGGCGCTCGATGGGGTACCTGGGCGAATACCAGGCGCTCTGGAACAGCATGGGCGCCTCCGCGTGGTACGAGCTGTGGCTGGGAAGGATCGCCGAGCTGCGCGGCCACGTCGCGCGCATGTGGAACGCGCGGGAGAACGAGATCGCGCTCACCCCCAGCGTCTCCGCCGCGCTCTCGTCGGTGGCTTCCACCATCGACTACACGAAGCGCAACCGCGTGGTCGTCTCGGACCTGGACTTCCCCACCCTCGTCTACCAGTGGCTCGCGCGCCCCGAAGTCGAAGTGGTGCGCGTGCCCAGCGACGACGGCATCGGCGTGCCGCCCGAGCGCTGGGCCGAGTACGTCGACGAGCGCACCGCCATCGTCGCCACCAGCCACGTCTTCTACGGCACGGGATACGTGCAGGAGCTGGAGCCGATCGCGCGGGCGGCGCGCGGAGCGGGCGCGCTCTTTTTGGTGGATGGATACCAGGCCGTCGGCCAGATCCCCGTGGACCCGCGCGCCAGCGGGGCGGACGTGTACGTGGCTGGGCCCCTCAAGTGGCTCCTGGGCGGGCCGGGGCTCGCGTACCTCTGGGTCCGCGAGGAGCGCATCGCCGAGATGCGCCCCACCGTGACTTCGTGGTTCGGCGCGCGCGACCAGTTCTCCTTTCGTGTCGATGAGTACGAGCCGCGCGAGGATGCCGGCCGCTTCTCCCTCGGCACCCCCGCCGTGCCGACGGTCTACACGGCGCTGGGCGGAATGGAGATCTTCAAGGAAGCGGGCGAGCGCGCCGTCTACGAGCGCATCGCCGGGCTCACGGCGCACCTCGTTGAGCTGCTCGAGGATGGCGGGTTCGAGCTGCGCATCGCGGACGAGGCGCACAGGTCAGGGATCGTGCTGCTGAAGCACGACGACGCGGCCGGCGCCGTCGCGCGCCTGGCCAAGCAGGGGATCGTCGTGGACCACCGCGCCGGCTACGTGCGCGTCTCGCCCCACTTCTACAACACCGAAGCGGAGAACGAGCTCACCGTCCGCGCGCTCCTGGAGGGGTGA